One window of the Natronomonas marina genome contains the following:
- a CDS encoding b(o/a)3-type cytochrome-c oxidase subunit 1 encodes MSADGELAGEQLFLDRFPAEARLVRATLWSAFVALGIGALGGLIQALHRTGYVRIIESADYYTVLTLHGVLLVISFTIFFLVGVFTWAMTRSLDRPVVSERFSWTWYLLMVAGTVMAGVAILAGFVDSIPMSADVLFTFYAPLQAHPLFYAGLAVFIIGTWMAGFDWFRMWWRWRSETDDERIPLQAFMVLTSMLMWYIATLGVAIEVVVFLLPWSLGLIEQVNPLLTRTLFWFFGHPVVYFWLMPAYLLWYTVLPKLAGGRLFSDPLARVVFVLFLLLSTPVGIHHQYVDPGIAEGFKFIAMTNTMFLLLPSLLTAFTVVASIEHGARQRGGEGYLSWLGELPWRNPAFTGMALAGLMFAAGGFSGMVNAGMNINYLVHNTLWVPGHFHLTVGTAVALTFMAATYWLLPQLTRRRIYSRSIALLQVVLWFVGMTLMSNAMHRGGLIGIPRRTAEPQYSGFAFDAGFSTVGELRLQIALGGTLLFVSTVLFLGNVIVSLLERPMTGEFDDTLPPALSGPDDGPEVLDNLALWTAIALVLVALAYGLPLGAIVADGGLFGPGISPSPAWLPEVLP; translated from the coding sequence ATGAGTGCCGACGGCGAGCTCGCGGGCGAGCAGCTCTTCCTCGACCGGTTCCCCGCTGAGGCTCGACTCGTCCGAGCGACGCTGTGGAGCGCCTTCGTCGCCCTCGGCATCGGTGCGCTGGGCGGGCTGATCCAGGCGCTGCACCGGACCGGCTACGTCCGAATCATCGAGTCGGCGGACTACTACACCGTCCTCACGCTGCACGGCGTGTTGCTCGTCATCTCCTTTACCATCTTCTTCCTCGTCGGCGTGTTCACATGGGCGATGACCAGGAGCCTCGACCGGCCGGTCGTCAGCGAACGGTTCTCCTGGACCTGGTACCTGCTGATGGTCGCCGGGACCGTGATGGCGGGCGTCGCCATCCTCGCGGGGTTCGTCGATTCGATACCGATGAGCGCCGACGTCCTGTTCACCTTCTACGCGCCGCTGCAGGCACACCCCCTGTTCTACGCCGGTCTCGCCGTCTTCATCATCGGCACATGGATGGCCGGCTTCGACTGGTTCCGGATGTGGTGGCGCTGGCGGAGCGAGACCGACGACGAGCGCATCCCGCTGCAGGCGTTCATGGTCCTGACGTCGATGTTGATGTGGTACATCGCAACGCTGGGGGTCGCAATCGAGGTCGTCGTCTTCCTGCTTCCGTGGTCGCTCGGGCTGATAGAGCAGGTGAACCCGCTGTTGACCCGGACGCTGTTCTGGTTCTTCGGCCACCCAGTCGTCTACTTCTGGCTGATGCCGGCGTACCTCCTGTGGTACACCGTCCTGCCGAAACTCGCCGGCGGCCGGCTGTTCAGCGACCCGCTCGCGCGGGTCGTCTTCGTGCTCTTTCTCCTGCTGTCGACGCCGGTCGGCATCCACCACCAGTACGTCGATCCCGGCATCGCGGAGGGGTTCAAGTTCATCGCGATGACGAACACGATGTTCCTGCTGTTGCCGAGCCTCCTGACCGCCTTCACGGTCGTCGCCAGCATCGAGCACGGGGCCCGCCAGCGGGGCGGCGAGGGCTACCTCTCGTGGCTGGGCGAACTCCCGTGGCGGAACCCCGCCTTCACCGGGATGGCGCTGGCCGGCCTGATGTTCGCCGCCGGCGGCTTCTCGGGCATGGTCAACGCCGGCATGAACATCAACTACCTCGTCCACAACACGCTGTGGGTGCCGGGCCACTTCCACCTCACCGTCGGGACGGCCGTCGCCCTGACGTTCATGGCCGCGACCTACTGGCTGCTGCCGCAGTTGACCCGTCGGCGCATCTACAGCCGCTCGATTGCGTTGCTGCAGGTCGTGCTGTGGTTCGTCGGCATGACGCTGATGTCGAACGCGATGCACCGCGGCGGCCTCATCGGTATCCCGCGACGGACCGCCGAACCCCAGTACTCCGGGTTCGCCTTCGACGCCGGCTTCAGCACCGTCGGCGAACTCCGCCTCCAGATAGCGCTGGGCGGGACGCTGCTGTTCGTCTCGACGGTGCTGTTCCTGGGGAACGTCATCGTGTCGCTTCTGGAACGGCCGATGACCGGCGAGTTCGACGACACGCTGCCGCCGGCGCTGTCCGGCCCGGATGACGGCCCGGAGGTGCTCGACAACCTCGCGCTGTGGACCGCCATCGCGCTGGTGCTGGTCGCGCTCGCGTACGGCCTGCCGCTCGGGGCCATCGTCGCCGACGGCGGGCTGTTCGGTCCCGGCATCTCGCCGTCGCCGGCCTGGCTCCCGGAGGTGCTGCCGTGA
- a CDS encoding class I SAM-dependent methyltransferase, which produces MGFHTFDAGRADALEDRSRFRYCSAEELLGAAALAGDDTVVDIGSGTGFYTDVLAGVASEVYAVDVQPAMAAYYREKGVPDPVSLLSADADRLPLAAGAADVAVSTMTYHELPDDALDELARVVRPGGRLVVVDWTAAGEGEDGPPLAERFDAWTTGAAVDAAGFSVRRAESRRETFLLTAVR; this is translated from the coding sequence ATGGGATTTCACACCTTCGACGCCGGGCGGGCCGACGCGCTGGAGGACCGCTCGCGGTTCCGGTACTGTTCGGCGGAGGAACTGCTCGGCGCCGCGGCGCTGGCGGGCGACGACACCGTCGTCGACATCGGCAGCGGCACCGGCTTCTACACGGACGTGCTGGCGGGGGTCGCAAGCGAGGTCTACGCCGTCGACGTCCAGCCGGCGATGGCCGCCTACTACCGCGAGAAGGGAGTTCCCGACCCTGTCTCGCTCCTTTCGGCCGACGCGGACCGACTGCCGCTCGCCGCCGGCGCCGCCGACGTCGCCGTCTCGACGATGACGTACCACGAACTCCCCGACGACGCACTCGACGAACTCGCCCGCGTCGTCCGCCCGGGCGGGCGACTGGTCGTCGTCGACTGGACTGCCGCCGGCGAGGGCGAGGACGGCCCGCCGCTAGCCGAGCGGTTCGACGCCTGGACGACCGGCGCCGCCGTCGACGCGGCCGGCTTCTCCGTCCGGCGTGCAGAATCCAGACGGGAGACGTTCCTCCTGACTGCGGTCCGGTGA
- a CDS encoding carbon-nitrogen hydrolase family protein, which translates to MSPTVAACQTAVDDLDVESNLETVVARVEALPDRVDVACFPEQALTGFVPDDRIAETALERDGPELDRLREVAGEAGIDLLVGYVERDDALYNAAAYLRADGPTTVYRKRHLWAGERELLEPGESLVTLETPLGRTGLLTCYDLNFVAESATLADKRVDALLVVGAWPATHSDNWRLLLRARALDGVRWTVGTGRTGRRDVEGARVTDYAGRSLVARPDGGIRAELDTDERDLVVDLEDGVLERQRDLVGVFAE; encoded by the coding sequence ATGTCCCCGACCGTTGCGGCCTGCCAGACGGCCGTCGACGACCTCGACGTCGAGTCGAACCTCGAGACAGTCGTCGCCCGCGTCGAGGCCCTCCCCGACCGCGTCGACGTGGCCTGCTTCCCGGAACAGGCGCTGACGGGCTTCGTACCGGACGACCGCATCGCCGAGACGGCGCTCGAACGGGACGGTCCCGAACTCGACCGCCTGCGCGAGGTCGCCGGCGAGGCCGGCATCGACCTGCTGGTCGGCTACGTCGAGCGCGACGACGCGCTGTACAACGCGGCGGCGTACCTCCGGGCCGACGGCCCGACGACCGTCTACCGCAAGCGGCACCTCTGGGCCGGCGAGCGCGAACTGCTGGAACCGGGCGAGTCGCTCGTCACGCTGGAGACGCCGCTCGGCCGGACCGGCCTGTTGACCTGCTACGACCTGAACTTCGTCGCCGAGAGCGCAACGCTTGCCGACAAGCGTGTCGACGCACTCCTGGTCGTCGGCGCCTGGCCGGCGACCCACAGCGACAACTGGCGGCTCCTGCTGCGGGCGCGCGCGCTGGACGGCGTCCGCTGGACCGTCGGGACCGGGCGGACCGGGCGCCGCGACGTCGAGGGCGCCCGCGTCACCGACTACGCCGGTCGGTCGCTGGTCGCCCGCCCGGACGGCGGCATCCGGGCCGAGCTCGACACCGACGAACGGGACCTCGTCGTCGACCTCGAGGACGGCGTCCTCGAGCGCCAGCGGGACCTGGTCGGCGTCTTCGCCGAGTGA
- a CDS encoding universal stress protein has product MTIRTVAVAVGPDDEKRAESLATAAIEVAGGAEAVVVLLHVFTESAYEEGVREAGYDPEDPPPAHTLASRLQAVDAIAALLEAAGVEHRVRGEVGDEPEGILRGAEAVGADRLLIGGRRRSPTGKAVFGSTAHRVLMNAGCPVTFVRDGASAGDE; this is encoded by the coding sequence ATGACGATCCGGACGGTCGCCGTCGCGGTCGGACCGGACGACGAAAAGCGGGCCGAGAGCCTCGCGACGGCCGCCATCGAGGTCGCTGGGGGCGCCGAGGCCGTCGTCGTCCTCCTGCACGTATTCACCGAGTCGGCCTACGAGGAGGGCGTCCGGGAGGCGGGCTACGACCCCGAGGACCCGCCGCCGGCCCACACGCTCGCCTCGCGGCTCCAGGCGGTCGACGCCATCGCCGCGCTGCTCGAGGCGGCGGGCGTCGAGCACCGCGTCCGCGGCGAGGTCGGCGACGAACCCGAGGGTATCCTCCGGGGCGCCGAGGCCGTCGGCGCCGACCGCCTCCTCATCGGCGGTCGCCGGCGCTCGCCGACCGGCAAGGCGGTGTTCGGCAGCACCGCCCACCGGGTGCTGATGAACGCCGGCTGTCCCGTGACGTTCGTCCGGGACGGAGCGAGTGCTGGCGACGAGTAG
- the hutG gene encoding formimidoylglutamase: MTRFSPSRPWDSTASDPNDETFGDVVERVTVPNLETGLDADVVLAGEPFDAAVIGRRGAAKGPNGIRNALTGVKTHSFDAGPLADDLEVGDLGDVDVSSIDTRAIQRQVREVTADIHDTDALPVFLGGDNSLTVANAGPLVDRGRVGVVNFDAHLDVREVRETPTSGTPYRQLFEEGLDAYACVGARHHETSTAYAEYLDERGGGVVTAEAVGDDPGAALERAMAAVADVEHLFVSVDCDVLDAAAAPGVSAPTPGGLTTRELFELVRTVADDDRVAGFEVVECAPPLDEGDRTVAAAARTVAHFLAGYAGGEDD, encoded by the coding sequence ATGACCCGGTTCTCGCCGTCCCGGCCGTGGGACTCGACCGCGAGCGACCCCAACGACGAGACGTTCGGCGACGTCGTCGAGCGGGTGACCGTCCCGAACCTCGAGACCGGCCTCGACGCCGACGTCGTCCTCGCCGGTGAGCCGTTCGACGCCGCCGTCATCGGCCGCCGCGGCGCCGCCAAGGGTCCGAACGGCATCCGCAACGCCCTCACGGGCGTCAAGACCCACAGTTTCGACGCCGGCCCGCTCGCCGACGACCTCGAGGTCGGCGACCTCGGCGACGTCGACGTCTCCTCCATCGACACTCGAGCCATCCAGCGACAGGTCCGGGAGGTGACCGCCGACATCCACGACACGGACGCCCTGCCCGTATTCCTCGGTGGCGACAACTCGCTAACCGTCGCCAACGCCGGCCCGCTGGTCGACCGCGGCCGGGTCGGCGTCGTCAACTTCGACGCCCACCTCGACGTCCGGGAGGTCCGCGAGACGCCCACCAGCGGGACGCCCTACCGGCAACTGTTCGAGGAGGGACTGGACGCCTACGCCTGCGTCGGCGCCCGCCACCACGAGACCTCGACGGCCTACGCGGAGTACCTCGACGAGCGGGGCGGCGGGGTCGTCACCGCCGAGGCCGTCGGCGACGACCCCGGGGCCGCCCTCGAGCGCGCGATGGCGGCCGTCGCCGACGTCGAGCACCTGTTCGTCAGCGTCGACTGCGACGTGCTGGACGCGGCGGCCGCCCCCGGCGTGAGCGCGCCGACGCCGGGCGGCCTGACGACCCGGGAACTGTTCGAACTCGTCCGGACGGTGGCCGACGACGACCGCGTGGCCGGCTTCGAGGTCGTCGAGTGTGCGCCGCCGCTGGACGAGGGCGACCGCACCGTCGCGGCGGCGGCCCGGACCGTCGCGCACTTCCTCGCGGGCTACGCGGGAGGCGAGGATGACTGA
- the hutH gene encoding histidine ammonia-lyase, which yields MTVTLDGESLTVAETVAVAREDATVAVSEAARERVRAARERVEDVTAAGDPVYGLNTGFGELVDTKIPAERVRELQTNLLRSHAAGGGDELPRELVRATTVTRINALLKGYSGVREVVVDGLVALLNEGVHPVVPARGSLGASGDLAPLAHLALVLLGEGEADVDRDGERERVDGAAALDSAGLDPLELREKEGLALINGTQVTLGAAALAVHDAERLCRAADAAGALTTEVTMGTTAACDPAIHELRPHRGQATSAATVRALAGDSEVVDSHRNCDRVQDAYSVRCLPQVHGAVRDAVAHLREAVAVELNSATDNPLVFPRSAVDDRASGTDRAGVISGGNFHGEPLALRLDYLVGALTELAAVAERRVDRILNPNLQEPHLPPFLADDTGVESGLMIAQYVAAARLNECRAVGRAVTDNTPVSGGQEDHVSMSATAALDARRVLEAARSVVAVELLAAAEAAEYLDDDLALGTGSAAVHDAVRGVVAPLESDRRLDGDIASVDALVAEGLLEEAVAEAVEWPGR from the coding sequence GTGACCGTCACCCTCGACGGCGAATCGCTGACGGTCGCCGAGACGGTCGCCGTCGCCCGCGAGGACGCGACCGTCGCCGTGAGCGAGGCGGCCCGCGAGCGGGTCCGGGCGGCCCGCGAGCGCGTCGAGGACGTGACCGCGGCCGGTGACCCCGTCTACGGGCTCAACACCGGCTTCGGCGAACTGGTCGACACGAAGATTCCCGCCGAGCGGGTGCGGGAACTGCAGACGAACCTGCTTCGGAGCCACGCCGCGGGCGGCGGCGACGAGTTGCCCCGCGAACTCGTCCGGGCGACGACCGTCACGCGGATCAACGCCCTCCTGAAGGGCTACTCCGGCGTCCGGGAGGTCGTCGTCGACGGCCTGGTCGCGCTGCTGAACGAGGGCGTCCACCCCGTCGTCCCGGCGCGGGGGAGCCTCGGCGCCAGCGGCGACCTCGCGCCGCTGGCGCATCTGGCGCTCGTGCTCCTCGGCGAGGGCGAGGCCGACGTCGACCGCGACGGCGAGCGCGAGCGAGTCGACGGCGCGGCGGCCCTCGATTCGGCCGGCCTCGACCCCCTCGAGTTGCGCGAAAAGGAGGGGCTGGCGCTCATCAACGGTACGCAGGTGACGCTGGGGGCGGCGGCGCTGGCGGTCCACGACGCCGAGCGGCTCTGCCGGGCCGCCGACGCCGCCGGCGCGCTCACCACGGAGGTGACGATGGGGACGACGGCGGCCTGCGACCCGGCCATCCACGAGTTGCGACCCCACCGCGGGCAGGCGACGAGCGCGGCGACCGTCCGGGCGCTGGCCGGCGACTCGGAGGTGGTCGATTCGCACCGCAACTGCGACCGGGTGCAGGACGCCTACTCCGTCCGGTGTCTCCCGCAGGTCCACGGCGCCGTTCGGGACGCCGTCGCTCACCTCCGGGAGGCCGTCGCCGTCGAGTTGAACAGCGCGACCGACAATCCGCTCGTCTTCCCGCGGTCGGCGGTCGACGACCGCGCGTCCGGCACCGACCGCGCCGGCGTCATCAGCGGGGGGAACTTCCACGGCGAACCGCTGGCGCTCCGCCTGGACTACCTCGTCGGCGCGCTGACCGAGTTGGCGGCGGTCGCCGAGCGCCGCGTCGACCGGATCCTGAACCCGAATTTACAGGAGCCGCACCTGCCGCCGTTCCTGGCCGACGACACCGGCGTCGAGTCCGGGCTGATGATAGCCCAGTACGTCGCCGCCGCCCGGCTCAACGAGTGCCGGGCGGTCGGCCGCGCCGTCACCGACAACACGCCCGTCAGCGGCGGCCAGGAGGACCACGTCAGCATGAGCGCCACGGCGGCGCTGGACGCCCGGCGCGTCCTCGAGGCCGCCCGGTCGGTCGTCGCGGTCGAACTGCTTGCGGCCGCCGAGGCCGCCGAGTACCTCGACGACGACCTGGCGCTGGGGACGGGGTCGGCGGCCGTCCACGACGCCGTCCGGGGAGTCGTCGCGCCGCTGGAGTCGGACCGGCGGCTGGACGGGGACATCGCGTCCGTCGACGCGCTGGTCGCGGAGGGGCTGCTCGAAGAGGCAGTCGCCGAGGCCGTCGAGTGGCCCGGACGCTGA
- a CDS encoding DUF7546 family protein — translation MDRPRLPTTRRTAAGTVGALLVVECLAVLAYLRVTGTGVLAPRYTLYPFVWINVAAWVLLRRPRVAAPTRRRVTAGAIAVAYFLLLAYAGGLVGHGHPGVELPTRIAWLSPGWGPALLYSGSLLDVTVIPFEVAGYAALAVLVYTVVLASARSALAGLLGVATCVGCVWPAGAALVAALGGVGSPLAAAIPGIAYDLSTVLFVATAAVLHWSARRAA, via the coding sequence GTGGACCGCCCACGGCTGCCGACCACGCGGCGGACCGCCGCAGGGACCGTCGGCGCGCTGCTCGTCGTCGAGTGTCTGGCCGTCCTCGCGTACCTGCGGGTGACGGGTACGGGCGTTCTCGCCCCCCGGTACACGCTGTACCCCTTCGTGTGGATCAACGTCGCCGCCTGGGTCCTGCTCCGGCGGCCGCGCGTGGCGGCCCCGACCCGTCGACGCGTCACCGCGGGCGCCATCGCCGTCGCGTACTTTCTCCTCTTGGCCTACGCGGGCGGCCTCGTCGGCCACGGCCACCCGGGCGTGGAGCTACCGACCCGAATCGCGTGGCTGTCGCCCGGTTGGGGACCGGCACTGCTGTACTCGGGGAGCCTCCTCGACGTCACGGTCATCCCCTTCGAGGTCGCCGGCTACGCCGCGCTGGCGGTGCTCGTCTACACGGTCGTCCTCGCGAGCGCCCGGTCGGCGCTGGCCGGCCTGCTCGGGGTGGCGACCTGCGTCGGCTGCGTGTGGCCCGCCGGGGCGGCGCTCGTGGCCGCCCTCGGCGGCGTCGGGTCGCCGCTCGCGGCCGCGATTCCCGGCATCGCCTACGACCTCTCGACGGTCCTGTTCGTCGCCACCGCCGCCGTCCTCCACTGGTCGGCACGGCGAGCGGCGTAG
- the hutU gene encoding urocanate hydratase translates to MAKHATGESGGDRGEPSDQWRDYQGAPTGTDRECDNWRAEAALRLLNNNLDPEVAERPEDLVVYGGTGRAARSWDAYDAILEELRSLDAAETLLVQSGKPVGRFETGEDAPQVLIANSNLVGSWDNWEHFHELEAEGKIMYGQMTAGSWAYIGTQGIIQGTFETLAALARQEYGESDLEGRVVVTGGLGGMGGAQPLAVTMNRGVCIAAEVDEARIDRRIETGYCQEKTDDLGVAIERAERAAEAGEPYSVGVHTNAADMLEAMLDRGFVPDVVTDQTSAHDELEGYYPSGYTVEEADALRESDPETYRAESLDTMERHVDAILELQARGAVAFEYGNNIRGQVQDHRNHETAFDFPGFVPAYIRPQFCEGKGPFRWLALSGDPADIHRTDEVIRELFPEKEGLQRWIDLAQEQVQFQGLPSRVCWLGYRTDDDGMTERARFALRINDLVREGEISAPIVVTRDHLDAGSVASPNRETEAMRDGTDAVADWPILNALVNCAAGADIVSVHDGGGVGIGNSLHTNNHVVLDGTDRAEAAASRVFTTDPGMGVIRHADAGYEEALEEARASGVHVPMDGEE, encoded by the coding sequence ATGGCAAAGCACGCCACCGGAGAGTCGGGTGGTGACCGCGGCGAACCCAGCGACCAGTGGCGCGACTACCAGGGGGCGCCGACGGGGACCGACCGCGAGTGCGACAACTGGCGGGCGGAGGCGGCGCTGCGCCTCCTGAACAACAACCTCGACCCCGAGGTGGCCGAGCGGCCGGAGGACCTCGTCGTCTACGGCGGCACGGGCCGGGCGGCCCGGTCGTGGGACGCCTACGACGCCATCCTCGAGGAGTTGCGGTCGCTGGACGCCGCCGAGACGCTGCTCGTCCAGTCCGGCAAGCCCGTCGGGCGCTTCGAGACCGGCGAGGACGCCCCGCAGGTGCTCATCGCCAACTCCAACCTCGTCGGCAGCTGGGACAACTGGGAGCACTTCCACGAACTGGAGGCCGAGGGGAAAATCATGTACGGCCAGATGACCGCCGGCTCGTGGGCCTACATCGGCACGCAGGGCATCATCCAGGGCACCTTCGAGACGCTCGCGGCGCTGGCCCGCCAGGAGTACGGCGAATCCGACCTGGAGGGGCGGGTCGTCGTCACGGGCGGTCTGGGCGGGATGGGCGGCGCACAGCCACTGGCCGTGACGATGAACCGCGGCGTCTGCATCGCCGCCGAGGTCGACGAGGCCCGCATCGACCGCCGCATCGAGACCGGCTACTGCCAGGAGAAGACCGACGACCTCGGCGTCGCCATCGAGCGGGCCGAGCGAGCGGCCGAGGCCGGTGAACCCTACAGCGTCGGCGTCCACACCAACGCCGCCGACATGCTGGAGGCGATGCTCGACAGGGGCTTCGTCCCCGACGTCGTCACCGACCAGACCAGCGCCCACGACGAACTCGAGGGCTACTACCCGTCGGGCTACACCGTCGAGGAGGCCGACGCGCTCCGGGAGTCCGACCCCGAGACCTACCGCGCCGAGAGCCTCGACACGATGGAGCGTCACGTCGACGCCATCCTCGAACTCCAGGCGCGGGGCGCCGTCGCCTTCGAGTACGGCAACAACATCCGCGGGCAGGTCCAAGACCACCGCAATCACGAGACGGCGTTCGACTTCCCGGGGTTCGTCCCCGCCTACATCCGCCCGCAGTTCTGCGAGGGGAAGGGCCCGTTCCGCTGGCTCGCGCTGTCGGGCGACCCCGCCGACATCCACCGCACCGACGAGGTCATCCGCGAACTGTTCCCCGAGAAGGAGGGCCTCCAGCGGTGGATAGACCTCGCCCAGGAGCAGGTGCAGTTCCAGGGACTGCCCTCGCGGGTCTGCTGGCTCGGGTATCGAACGGACGACGACGGGATGACGGAGCGCGCCCGCTTCGCGCTGCGCATCAACGACCTCGTCCGCGAGGGCGAGATATCGGCGCCCATCGTCGTCACCCGGGACCACCTCGACGCCGGCAGCGTCGCGAGCCCCAACCGCGAGACGGAGGCGATGCGGGACGGCACCGACGCGGTCGCCGACTGGCCCATCCTGAACGCGCTGGTCAACTGCGCGGCCGGCGCCGACATCGTCAGCGTCCACGACGGCGGCGGCGTCGGCATCGGCAACTCGCTGCACACCAACAACCACGTCGTCCTCGACGGGACCGATCGGGCCGAGGCGGCCGCCAGCCGGGTGTTCACGACCGACCCCGGGATGGGCGTCATCCGGCACGCCGACGCCGGCTACGAGGAAGCCCTCGAGGAGGCGCGGGCCTCGGGCGTCCACGTCCCGATGGACGGGGAGGAATGA
- the hutI gene encoding imidazolonepropionase, with protein sequence MTDAAPDAVVYGAGELVVGPAGEGPAPATDGSPPDPDEVLDVREDAAVAIVDGEVAAVGPTGAVTDRYPPEAADTAIDAAGRAVLPGFVDSHTHAVFAGDRSDEFAAKLRGATYQDILAEGGGILRTVRATRAADDEALLERLLGHLDAMLAGGSTTVEVKSGYGLDVETELRLLSVVERADEAHPVDIVPTFMGAHAVPEGRETAEYVEEVVDEQVPAVAEQGVAAFCDVFCEEGVFSVEESRRVLEAGREHGLAPKVHAEEFVRLGGAQLGAEVGAVSADHLLHANGEDIEALRDAGVVPVMLPGTAFGLGGDYADARAFRDAGAPLAVATDFNPNCYAPRMGFAATLACVEMGLSPAEAVRACTRGGALALGADRASAFPDGPPLDPKAGTLAVGAPGDLLVLDAPTHVHVPYRYGDNVVRTVLKGGRPVVGPEAEREADA encoded by the coding sequence ATGACTGACGCGGCGCCCGACGCGGTGGTGTACGGCGCCGGCGAACTCGTTGTCGGCCCCGCCGGCGAGGGACCGGCCCCGGCGACCGACGGCTCGCCGCCGGACCCCGACGAGGTGCTCGACGTCCGCGAGGACGCCGCCGTCGCCATCGTCGACGGCGAGGTGGCCGCCGTCGGGCCGACCGGCGCGGTGACCGACCGCTACCCGCCCGAGGCGGCCGACACTGCCATCGACGCCGCGGGCCGGGCCGTCCTGCCGGGGTTCGTCGATAGCCACACCCACGCCGTCTTCGCCGGCGACCGCTCCGACGAGTTCGCCGCGAAACTCCGCGGCGCCACCTACCAGGACATCCTCGCGGAGGGCGGCGGCATCCTTCGGACCGTCCGGGCGACTCGGGCCGCCGACGACGAGGCGCTGCTGGAGCGCCTGCTCGGCCACCTCGACGCGATGCTCGCCGGCGGGTCGACGACCGTCGAGGTGAAGTCCGGCTACGGACTCGACGTCGAGACCGAACTCCGCCTGCTGTCGGTCGTCGAGCGGGCCGACGAGGCCCACCCCGTCGACATCGTGCCGACGTTCATGGGTGCCCACGCGGTGCCCGAGGGCCGCGAGACGGCCGAGTACGTCGAGGAGGTCGTCGACGAGCAGGTGCCCGCCGTCGCCGAGCAGGGCGTCGCCGCATTCTGTGACGTCTTCTGCGAGGAGGGGGTCTTCTCGGTCGAGGAGTCGCGCCGGGTGCTGGAGGCGGGCCGCGAGCACGGCCTCGCGCCGAAGGTTCACGCCGAGGAGTTCGTCAGGCTCGGCGGGGCCCAACTCGGCGCGGAGGTCGGTGCCGTCAGCGCCGACCACCTCCTCCACGCGAACGGCGAGGACATCGAGGCGCTCCGGGATGCTGGCGTCGTCCCGGTGATGTTGCCGGGGACGGCCTTCGGTCTCGGCGGCGACTACGCCGACGCGCGGGCGTTCCGGGACGCCGGCGCGCCGCTGGCGGTCGCCACCGACTTCAACCCGAACTGTTACGCGCCGCGGATGGGCTTCGCCGCGACGCTCGCCTGCGTCGAGATGGGGCTGTCGCCCGCCGAGGCCGTCCGGGCCTGCACCCGCGGCGGCGCCCTCGCGCTCGGGGCGGACCGGGCCTCGGCGTTCCCCGACGGCCCGCCGCTGGACCCGAAGGCGGGGACCCTCGCGGTCGGCGCGCCGGGGGACCTGCTGGTGCTGGACGCGCCGACCCACGTCCACGTCCCGTACCGCTACGGCGATAACGTCGTCCGGACGGTGCTGAAGGGCGGCCGGCCCGTCGTCGGCCCCGAGGCCGAACGGGAGGCCGACGCGTGA
- the rtcA gene encoding RNA 3'-terminal phosphate cyclase, with product MLDIDGGDGGGQVVRTAVTLSALSGDAVRIENVRGNRPEPGMKPQHVAAVEAAAGLCSATVEGAERGAGTLVFRPGAVRADEVAVDVGTAGSVALVFDTVLPLAAALSEPATVTATGGTDVEWAPPVDYLRRVKLPLLGGVGLDADLSVASRGFYPVGGGEATLTLRPSSPSPLSLVERGDLRRVEVYSVADERLADAEVAERQAAAAAEGVDAAPVGTRVTYADADCAGSVLVLVAVYEGSRAGFTALGEAGKPSEEVASEAVTAFDRFHDGSAAVDEHLADQLQIPLALAGGEVTVPEVTPHVEANGAVLGAFGHDLSVVERDDRVVVSG from the coding sequence ATGCTCGACATCGACGGGGGCGACGGCGGCGGGCAGGTCGTCCGGACGGCGGTGACGTTGTCGGCGCTGTCCGGCGATGCCGTCCGGATCGAGAACGTCCGCGGGAACCGCCCCGAACCCGGCATGAAACCACAGCACGTCGCGGCCGTCGAGGCCGCCGCCGGGCTCTGCTCGGCGACCGTCGAGGGCGCCGAGCGCGGCGCCGGGACGCTCGTCTTCCGGCCCGGCGCGGTGCGGGCCGACGAGGTGGCCGTCGACGTCGGCACCGCCGGCAGCGTCGCGCTGGTGTTCGACACGGTCCTCCCGCTCGCGGCCGCGCTGTCGGAACCGGCAACGGTGACGGCGACCGGCGGCACCGACGTCGAGTGGGCACCGCCGGTCGACTACCTCCGGCGCGTGAAACTGCCGCTGCTCGGCGGCGTCGGCCTGGACGCCGACCTGTCGGTCGCCTCGCGGGGCTTCTACCCCGTCGGCGGCGGGGAGGCGACGCTGACGCTCCGGCCGTCGTCGCCGTCGCCCCTCTCGCTCGTCGAGCGGGGCGACCTCCGGCGAGTCGAGGTCTACTCGGTCGCCGACGAACGGCTCGCCGACGCGGAGGTGGCCGAGCGCCAGGCGGCCGCGGCCGCCGAGGGCGTCGACGCCGCCCCCGTGGGCACGCGGGTCACCTACGCGGACGCCGACTGTGCCGGGTCGGTGCTCGTCCTCGTCGCCGTCTACGAGGGGAGTCGCGCCGGATTCACCGCGCTCGGCGAGGCGGGCAAGCCCTCGGAGGAGGTCGCAAGCGAGGCCGTAACGGCGTTCGATCGGTTCCACGACGGGTCGGCGGCCGTCGACGAACACCTCGCCGACCAGCTTCAGATCCCGCTCGCGCTGGCCGGCGGCGAGGTGACGGTTCCCGAGGTGACCCCCCACGTCGAGGCGAACGGGGCCGTCCTCGGGGCGTTCGGCCACGACCTCTCCGTCGTGGAGCGCGACGACCGCGTCGTCGTCTCGGGGTGA